The following are encoded together in the Bombus affinis isolate iyBomAffi1 chromosome 6, iyBomAffi1.2, whole genome shotgun sequence genome:
- the LOC126917998 gene encoding acyl-CoA-binding protein homolog: MSLDQKFEQAAEAVKALTKRPTDEEFLELYALFKQATVGNINTTRPGMLDLKGKAKWDAWKSKEGMSQNDAKEAYIKFVDKLLEKYK; encoded by the exons ATGTCTCTTGATCAG AAATTCGAACAAGCAGCAGAAGCTGTAAAAGCTCTTACCAAACGTCCTACTGACGAAGAATTTTTAGAATTGTACGCGTTGTTTAAACAAGCAACAGTGGGAAATATAAATACCA CGAGACCTGGTATGCTGGATTTAAAGGGGAAAGCAAAATGGGACGCATGGAAATCGAAGGAAGGTATGTCTCAGAACGATGCGAAAGAAGCGTACATTAAATTCGTGGACAAATTGTTGGAGAAGTATAAATAA